One Triticum dicoccoides isolate Atlit2015 ecotype Zavitan chromosome 4B, WEW_v2.0, whole genome shotgun sequence genomic window carries:
- the LOC119296389 gene encoding uncharacterized protein At5g01610-like → MDQIMNKMGSYWLGQRANKEMSSAGDDIESLSTSVGDGAKWLVNKLKGKMQKPLAELLQEHDLPVGLFPREATNYEFEPETRRLTVHIPAVCEVGYRDGSELRFDTTVAGTLDKGSLTGVEGLKAKVLVWARVTAVKADAAKVYFAVGIKKSRSREAYEIIRGAITVDEF, encoded by the exons ATGGACCAGATCATGAACaagatgggctcctactggctgggGCAGAGGGCCAACAAAGAGATGTCGTCGGCCGGTGACGATATCGAG TCGCTCTCGACCAGCGTCGGGGACGGAGCAAAATGGCTggtgaacaagctcaagggtaagaTGCAGAAGCCGCTGGCGGAGCTGCTCCAGGAGCACGACCTGCCGGTGGGGCTGTTCCCGCGGGAGGCCACCAACTACGAGTTCGAGCCGGAGACGCGGCGGCTGACGGTGCACATCCCGGCAGTCTGCGAGGTCGGCTACAGGGACGGCTCCGAGCTGCGCTTCGACACCACGGTGGCCGGCACGCTGGACAAGGGCAGCCTGACGGGGGTGGAGGGCCTCAAAGCCAAGGTGCTCGTCTGGGCCAGGGTCACCGCCGTCAAGGCCGACGCCGCAAAGGTCTACTTCGCCGTAGGCATCAAGAAGTCGCGCAGCCGCGAGGCATACGAGATCATCAGAGGCGCCATCACCGTCGACGAGTTCTAG